In the Salvelinus sp. IW2-2015 unplaced genomic scaffold, ASM291031v2 Un_scaffold1420, whole genome shotgun sequence genome, ACCAGGTGAGGGCCAGGATGACCCACCAGATGGAGCTGGCCATGCTGAAAAAATACAACATCATGAAGAGGATGGTACATCCCTCCTTTTTGGTACCCTGCACCACAGTYCTAATGTCGTTGTCAAACCTGTCATTGCAAACCACCTTGTCCTCAAGGAGAAATCCAGCTATGTAGGCAATGGATACCATRGTGTAGCAACCGGATAGGAAGATAATAGGACGCTCAGGGTAGCTGAAGCGCTTCATGTCCACCAGATAGGTTAGAACGGTAAATAACGTGGATGCACAACATAACACGGACCAKATTACTATCCATATCCTGGCGAATTTTAACTCTTCCTCGCTGAAGTACATCATTCCGTTAGATTTCTTTGGCTCGCACGGTGCGCCACAGTCATCCTCACCGAGAAAACGGTAATTCAAATAAGTGGGTACTTTCAGAGAAGCCGGGCACTTGAACTGTCCTTTTACAATCCCAGTATCGTGCGGAGGCTCCGTTACATCAGGGGTGGGATTGACCGGTGTGCTTTGACCCGAAATATTCTGCCCGACGCACAGCTCGCCCGCTCCGTGAACCGGGAAAGACTCGCAAGCGAGGCTGACCGGCCACTGGAAACCGAATTTGTTCATAAGCGCCTCGCAGCCCTGTCTCGCCCTCTCGCACAGTGACCTGCACGGGGGAAGCGCCTGCTCAAGCACCGTGCATACAGGCGCATACATGGAGCAGAGGAAAAACTTTAAATCAGGAGAACACTGAACTTTCACAAGCGGATAAAACTGGTGTACCTCGAGCCCTGCTTCCTCCTGGTTTGTGTGTCCTAGTAAATTTGGCATGATGGTCTCGTTGTATGCGATGTCTGTACAAAGTGGAATAGAAATCGGCTGGCAAAAGCCGTGCTCCGGAATAGACATTCCCCGGTCGCCATACTGTCCATTTACCCTTATAGATCCTAAACTGATCAATAAAAACACCTGCAAAAATATACACAGTACTCTGTTGTAATCCATTGCGAAAGCATTACGCACCGCCACAGACATACTTTCTTTGCGGTTTCTTCCAAAACTAGCTAGCTCGCCAGCTAGCAAGCCACTACTTCCCCGCTCCCTTTCTGTGTTGGGTTTTTCTTTCCTTGTAAATGTAACATTACTCCCTTCCTGCGTAACTTTTGGTTGTTTTCGCTACTCCCCGCCGTTGCGCAGAGATGTTGAAGGTCCCCTAAAATCGAAAAATATCGCTGACagaatttggagaaaaaaatccgACCTACTATACACAACACACAGGTCCGGACTCCGCAATGTTCTTCTGTTACTCTAGCTGCGCGACAAACATGATAGCCTCTCTCTGCCCTGCGCTGTTCAAACCTGTTTCCAGGCGCCCTGCTGTCTCAGTGAgccgtctctctcctccatatGGAAAAAAGGGTTGGACTAACAGATGGCATGGTTTAGGGATCGTCTACAATTGTTCATCGTGTGCATGGCTGATGAGTTTCAATGTCTTAGTTATATAGCCGAAACAATGTTACATATTTCAAATAAGAATTATGCCCttataaataggcctatgataCTTCTGAAAGCCACATCTAGGACTACTGATGGAAAAGGAAATACTATTTTACAAATCTGACAGAAGGCCTATTGTTAAATGAGCAAACCCTTTACCCTTAATTCACTTCTATGTTCATTAAAACTGTGAGGTATTGAATCCTATTAGACCTCCTCAAATAGCCTACTATTGTAACAGTCCAGACCCCTTGATATTATCATCCAgtaaaactgtgtgtgtctgtaaaacacacaaaataaatgcCATGCGCTTTCCATGTTACAAATGAGTATAGCCTAAACAGGTCTTTTAGACAGGGAAGAACAACCAGCATAATTATAATCGGTCTCCCCTTTCAACCATAATGTCGTCTCCACCGTTAGGCCCTAGGGACAGGGATGAAAGTGGTTTTCACCACGAGCCTTTGGGATCAGAGGGGTTTCAAACCCAGCTCCCACAGTGGTGCGCGCAGAGGGAAcagtgggagggagagacactgtgtagaggagaacaggaaggaaaccgtgagagagaaaaagagagagagagcgagagagagaccctgTGTAGAACAccaaaggaaggaagggagaaacTCCACTACAGTGAGCTTAACAGGGCTGTCCTGCCCCCCTTGACTTTCAGGGAGTCTATTATCTCTCATTTGTcatcaactgtactgtactgtaccttacTGTTCACTAGAGCTATATTAGATAATGTAAGGCTGTTTATTGTACAATAACAGTATCATAACAACATAAataataatcaaatcaactaCTGTTGCAACCATCAATAACACTATGACCAGTTATAGCGCATCAATAATATGATTAGGCCAAGAGATGTGCATCAAAACGTATTTCTTGTTATCAACCTGTGGTtatgtgtgtggttatgtgtgtggttatgtgtgtggTTRTGTGTGCACAGGAGACTGTCACAGAGCACTCTCTATTGAGAATTCAAAACAACATGGCTCACTAGCTGAGGCCAAGCAAATACAGAGGATCCCTAATGTTAATCCGTCACCCAGGCATTCTGACTGGTTAGGAGGCATGTCTGTTTGTGGGATGTAGAGGGAGTCAATAAGTATGTAATATATCCTGGCAGAAGAATGCAGTGAGATTTGGTTCTTCAAGCTACACCCTGccaagagagacacacaaagtcAAAATGACTTATGTTACTAAATGTCTTGTTTTAGGGCTGGGTGTCTAGCCAAGTCTATTCAGTTTGGAATAAAGTTGTCCACAGCAATCAACGTTACAAAGACAAAGTTAAAACCTTGAGTCAGATTTGACCTTCATGCAGTTGATATATGATCCAACATTAAAGAGATAAACTGGAATGAACTATTGGAAATGCATTTTTTGGTGGGGAATTTTTTGGTGCAAAACAGTTTCAGAACCATTTATGACCACATGCAATAAccacagaacagaatagaatgacTTCATGTTTTTCCAAAGAAACTTTAAAAACGTtatgaacattacattcttacAGCAAACATTGTGTTGTTGGGGTTTCCATGTATTTTTCTCCTACCTGTCTGTCACAGCAGTCATTATGACCCGGAGGttgtttgttttcatgttataaAGTATATCTGTTTAAGGACCAGTAGGCTTGAAAACTGTACTCATAAGTGAAGTTACATACTTTTTCatagatgcatcccaaatggcaccctattccctatatagcgcactacattTAACCAGAGCCAATAGGGCTGCAATTTAGGATGCAGACTTGGAGATGTTGTTGACCTATTAGTATGGTTTGAATCAGAGACATAACACCTTGGTGGGTGTCCAGAGAAAACACTGTTGTGGTACAATACAAAGAAGGACTCTGTAATCAGGCCAGCTGAGCGCACATCAAACAGGGACTGGAAATACAGGATAAATCACTAGAAACTGTYACTGGTACAGTTGAGTAAATTATGCCTTAAAAAAATACTAAGTACGGTACTTTGATCAATTCCAGGGATAACTAATTTCCGGAAATAGCTAACTATGTAAATACTGATGAATAGGAGGACAAAGGCAACCAATATCCACACCAGCATGACCACACTAGATTGGAGTTGTGGTAGAATTAGTATGAAGTAAGTAGGTAATACATGAGCTAACCACAGCTGTTTTGCATTGGTAGCTGAACACAGTTTGAAGTATTAATAAACTTTATTTATTTCAGGTAAACCAACAATAAACAACATTTACAGAAGGACATTACATCTTCCATAATAACATTACATACAGGTTGTAACAAATAGGTAATGCAACAGCTATTCTACTATTATATCCTAAGTTTCAGTTTATAAAGTGACCGGTAACACTTCTTCTATGTCCGAAACCACTTGTGAAAAATGATGTATTTTCAGTGCAtcatacaaaaaagaaaaaatagaTACGCAAGTGAAGCTTTTTTGTACTGGAAAACACAGATTCAGTGTTGAGTACAGCGGGGGTTGCATGTCTGGTTCCAAAACGCCTTTCCCAACATATACTGTACGTCTACGCAGTTAAGAAACTGACAAGGccaaaaaatatactgtatgtgtatatatccatatatattttatacGAATCCTCTCTTTTATGGCGTTAAGGAGACACGCGTGACCCTGTATGTACGCAAACATAGTACAAGCGTCACTATTACATTTTACACAAGGCGTTTCACCTCCCATTTTCTATACAGCCTAGTAAGACAGTTTATAACAAAGGAtacaaaatgattaaatattgacATGTATCTCGAAATATGACTCAGAATGTGCACATTCCGTAGCATGACAAATATAGCAAACAGATTAATCTTAAGCCATTCCCCAATTCAGATTTGAATGGTGTATTTGTAAATGCATTTTATTAAACATCTGGAAGTTAACTTTACAAGCAAGAACCAATGGTAACATTAAAATGATAGTAGGCCCCATTAAAATGTTAATCATTTTGACCACCACAGTGCTCAATGTGCAATTTCACTACTTCTTTCCCAAGATTTCCCTTCATAGAGAAAATGCTTTTAATTCCCAAAGGAGAAAAAAGGAGCTTTCAGGAACTCCAcccacgcaggcaggcaggcaggtagtccaaaacatatacagtattttcaTGTTTATGTGATATCGCAGGCAGGCGGCAAAGGAAGAAACTTCTGGGACACAAAGGCACAAAATAAAAAGgtggaaaaagaaaagaaaagtgatATGCCACACAGAAAGCAGGAGAGTAACGTATCAACAATAATTATTCAGCTGCTAATACCTCCTGTATCCCATAAAGCCATGCAAGGCCGAGCAGAGCGAGCTGGGCGATCTATCTCAGCACAGCTCTCTGATATTAACCCTGCTCTGTCACGCTGCTTTAGTCACATTAAGACGCCACTCTAGACTCTCCACCCTTCCTCACCGTCTTCACTACCACAACACAGAATCACTTGCCACACCAGGAATGACACTGAAGTTCTATGAAATCACTTCAAGTATTTGTAGTAGTTCTCCTTAAAAAGTCTCACTGGGGTTGGAAACTGGGGTCTGTCGGCCTATATTACGGTTGCCAAGGGAGGGCACTGATATTTCTAGTCAGGCAAGGGCATGTGCAGGCAAGGGCATGTGATTAAGGACAACACACGGCAAAAAGTGACATTTTTAATAAGCTGGAATGTACAGTAGGACAAGTAGATTAAAAAAGTGCATTCTCAAAAAGCTAATGACACAAGTCGTCACTatcactgtgtttctctgtcgTTGCCTCGAGTGCTCTATATCACACCGACCACCACTAGAGATGGTGGGACAATTAAAGCTGTAGCATAACATGGACTTGGCCATATGGCGAACTATGTCAAAGTTTTCTACAAGACTCCTTTCTTTTtagtgtctcctcctcctcctccctctatgaTAGACTAGCAGGCGAGGCAGGGGTGGAGAGGGACTGTGTGTGGCCAAGTGTCTACAATATAATACCTGTGACTGTCTCTCATGtg is a window encoding:
- the LOC112070765 gene encoding frizzled-1-like, which translates into the protein MSVAVRNAFAMDYNRVLCIFLQVFLLISLGSIRVNGQYGDRGMSIPEHGFCQPISIPLCTDIAYNETIMPNLLGHTNQEEAGLEVHQFYPLVKVQCSPDLKFFLCSMYAPVCTVLEQALPPCRSLCERARQGCEALMNKFGFQWPVSLACESFPVHGAGELCVGQNISGQSTPVNPTPDVTEPPHDTGIVKGQFKCPASLKVPTYLNYRFLGEDDCGAPCEPKKSNGMMYFSEEELKFARIWIVIWSVLCCASTLFTVLTYLVDMKRFSYPERPIIFLSGCYTMVSIAYIAGFLLEDKVVCNDRFDNDIRTVVQGTKKEGCTILFMMLYFFSMASSIWWVILALTWFLAAGMKWGHEAIEANSQYFHLAAWAVPAIKTITILAVGQVDGDVLSGVCFVGINSVDALRGFVLAPLFVYLFIGTSFLLAGFVSLFRIRTIMKHDGTKTEKLEKLMVRIGIFSVLYTVPATIVIACYFYEQAFREQWERTWISQTCKTYAVPCPAHPHPNMSPDFTVFMIKYLMTLIVGITSGFWIWSGKTLNSWKRFYTRLANNRQGETTV